Proteins encoded by one window of Streptomyces uncialis:
- a CDS encoding YwqJ-related putative deaminase gives MSTTPSTSTTPTDPGGDPRVGWSTDHTPHTPTLAHRRDGILPTVAAALSVRGATLTGTAARGDRPPALHPLVQDYLDTLTSERRDRYTGRCAETLLISRHLTTADGERSKRARRRPMTNGEGRKALKNAKLTTRRIREDDDPLHGTFAHPCRACTALTAHFGVRVVDPTTG, from the coding sequence ATGAGCACCACACCCAGCACATCCACCACACCCACCGACCCCGGTGGCGACCCCCGCGTAGGCTGGAGCACCGACCACACCCCCCACACACCCACCCTCGCGCACCGCCGCGACGGCATCCTCCCCACCGTCGCCGCCGCACTCTCCGTCCGCGGCGCCACCCTCACCGGCACCGCCGCCCGCGGCGACCGGCCCCCCGCCCTGCACCCCCTCGTACAGGACTATCTCGACACCCTCACGAGCGAACGCCGGGACCGGTACACCGGACGCTGCGCCGAGACGCTGCTCATCTCGCGCCACCTCACCACCGCCGACGGCGAACGCTCCAAACGCGCCCGCCGCAGACCCATGACCAACGGCGAAGGGCGCAAAGCCCTCAAGAACGCCAAACTCACCACCCGCCGCATCCGCGAGGACGACGACCCCCTCCACGGCACCTTCGCCCACCCCTGCCGCGCCTGCACCGCCCTCACCGCCCACTTCGGCGTACGCGTCGTCGACCCCACCACCGGATGA
- a CDS encoding SUKH-3 domain-containing protein, translating to MHPDRTSTTRFPVPVDVALRAAGWEPGRWDIKQAEYWADTLRAHTSPGGHQHAVFPAAVEAWAEFGGLHLTPGPMPPGPGRPVAPTAARLDPLHGLHLARTLADLGRALGTQVSPLGEELTAGTPDDHQALLAIDTEGRVYGLDHTGDWYLGATIDAALATLVTGTHPPRLST from the coding sequence ATGCACCCCGACCGGACCTCCACCACCCGCTTCCCCGTCCCCGTCGACGTCGCCCTGCGCGCGGCGGGATGGGAACCCGGACGCTGGGACATCAAACAAGCCGAATACTGGGCCGACACCCTCCGCGCCCACACCTCACCCGGCGGACACCAGCACGCCGTCTTCCCCGCCGCCGTCGAGGCCTGGGCCGAGTTCGGCGGCCTCCACCTCACCCCCGGACCCATGCCCCCCGGACCCGGCCGCCCCGTCGCCCCCACCGCCGCACGCCTCGACCCCCTGCACGGCCTCCACCTCGCCCGCACCCTCGCCGACCTCGGCCGCGCCCTCGGCACCCAGGTCAGCCCGCTCGGCGAGGAACTCACCGCAGGAACCCCCGACGACCACCAGGCCCTGCTCGCCATCGACACCGAAGGACGCGTCTACGGACTCGACCACACCGGCGACTGGTACCTCGGCGCCACCATCGACGCCGCCCTCGCCACCCTCGTCACCGGCACCCACCCCCCACGCCTCAGCACCTGA
- a CDS encoding sensor histidine kinase has product MTTTGEDQHTALTGPWWWARRRSAVLDATLAAASATECAERGADFARGVGLPEALGLLLGGAAGTVLLVRRRWPVAVVLVAIAVTPAEMGFLLSVVGLYSLAASELPRRIIAGLASMSLLGVLIVSYVRTTQDVASGASTLGDGLVPFVAVTMSLGLTAPPVLLGLYVGARRRLMESLRERADSLERELMLLAERAEERAEWARSEERTRIAREMHDVVAHRVSLMVVHAAALQAVARKDPEKAVRNAALVGDMGRQALSELREMLGVLRTADGVKPVAVGAGSGGSVPLASVGVAAAAAASRAAGQVSEGPSLADLDELVGQSRVAGMSVVLSVEGDLRRYAAEVEQTAYRVVQEALTNVHKHAAGAKTYVRLAHRGAEIAMQVENEAPVAVDGVGAGLPSGGNGLVGMRERVGALGGVFVSGPTDAGGFRVSAVIPCGV; this is encoded by the coding sequence ATGACCACGACGGGGGAAGACCAGCACACGGCCTTGACCGGGCCGTGGTGGTGGGCGCGGCGGCGTAGTGCCGTGCTGGACGCGACGCTCGCGGCGGCGTCGGCGACGGAGTGTGCGGAGCGGGGGGCGGATTTCGCGCGGGGGGTGGGTCTGCCGGAGGCGCTGGGGCTGCTGCTGGGGGGTGCGGCGGGGACGGTGCTGCTGGTGCGGCGGCGGTGGCCGGTCGCGGTGGTGCTGGTGGCGATCGCGGTGACGCCGGCGGAGATGGGTTTCCTGCTGAGCGTGGTGGGTCTGTACTCGCTGGCGGCGTCGGAGCTGCCGCGTCGGATCATCGCGGGGCTGGCGTCGATGTCGTTGCTGGGCGTGCTGATCGTCTCGTATGTGCGGACCACGCAGGACGTGGCGTCGGGGGCGTCGACGCTGGGTGACGGTCTGGTGCCGTTCGTGGCCGTGACGATGTCGTTGGGGCTGACGGCTCCGCCGGTGCTGCTGGGTCTGTATGTGGGGGCGCGGCGGCGGCTGATGGAGAGTCTGCGGGAGCGCGCGGATTCGCTGGAGCGGGAGCTGATGCTGCTCGCGGAGCGTGCGGAGGAGCGTGCGGAGTGGGCGCGGAGCGAGGAGCGGACGCGGATCGCGCGGGAGATGCACGATGTGGTGGCGCACCGGGTGAGTCTGATGGTGGTGCACGCGGCGGCGTTGCAGGCGGTGGCGCGGAAGGACCCGGAGAAGGCGGTGCGCAACGCGGCTCTGGTGGGGGACATGGGGCGCCAGGCGTTGAGTGAGCTGCGGGAGATGCTGGGTGTGCTGCGGACGGCCGACGGGGTGAAGCCGGTGGCGGTGGGCGCGGGTTCGGGTGGTTCGGTGCCGCTGGCGTCGGTGGGGGTGGCGGCGGCTGCCGCCGCTTCGCGGGCGGCGGGTCAGGTTTCGGAGGGTCCGTCGTTGGCGGATCTGGACGAGTTGGTGGGGCAGTCGCGGGTGGCGGGGATGTCGGTGGTGCTGTCGGTGGAGGGGGATTTGCGGCGGTACGCGGCAGAGGTGGAGCAGACGGCGTACCGGGTGGTGCAGGAGGCGTTGACGAACGTGCACAAGCACGCGGCGGGCGCGAAGACGTATGTGCGGTTGGCGCACCGGGGCGCCGAGATCGCGATGCAGGTGGAGAACGAGGCGCCGGTGGCGGTGGACGGTGTGGGGGCCGGGTTGCCGAGTGGCGGGAACGGTCTGGTGGGGATGCGGGAGCGGGTGGGCGCGCTGGGCGGTGTGTTCGTGTCGGGTCCGACGGACGCGGGGGGTTTCCGGGTGTCGGCGGTCATCCCATGCGGGGTGTGA